The genomic window TCCTGATACCTCCAAATCAGAAGTATTTTGTTAGCATAATCACAATTATGTTATCAATATACAATGTAATACAATTAAATTACAAAAGTTTGTCTTTAAATTGTTGCCCTTAAGTGATTTTAAAGGGTAAGTAATACAATAATGTGGTAAAATTAATTGGTATGAAGGGAGTTATATCCTTTAGGTTGGAACCTTCTCTTCTTGAGGAGTTGGACAGGGTGTCTAAGGAGGAGGGAAAGACCAGAACAGGAATAATAAAGGAGGCTATACGATACTATCTCCAACACATTCATCGTAAGAATAATTCGGAAGGTTTTGTTCCCTTTTTAGAGTACAGGAAAGTAAACGAAGAGTTAAAGGAAACCCTGAGAAGGGTGAGTGAGCTTGAAGCCCGGATAGCGGAGTTGTCTAAAGAAAATGAACTTCTTAAAAGGGATAAAAAAAGGAGATGGTTCTTTTAACTAAATTTACCCTTTAAGTTACTTTCGTCAGTTTCAGAGCTTACCCTTCTACATTTTACGGATTTTCCAGATGGGATGAACTTCCCTGCCGGAATCTCTTTCCTTAGAAGAGGTTTATGGTTTCTTTGCTACAAGGGTAGTTATATTTGAAACTTCGCAGTAGTAAACCAGCAGAAAATCCCTAAAGACTCTTTCCAGTTCACCTTTTTTTAGAAGGTACCGGGGATTGAAATCAGGTCTCACCGATGTATGCTCCTCATTGTAGGTTTCAAAAATTAACAGGCCGTTCTGTTTAAGAGACCTCTTTATCTTTGAAAAAATGTTCCTGTTTAAGAAATAGAAATTTATTATCAGGTCATACTTTGATACGCCGTAGGAAAATTTCTCTGCATCAACACTTTTGAAATTAACCTTAACCCCTTCCCTCCTTGCCCTTTGACGGGCTTTCCTTATCGCAATGTCTGATATATCAAAGGCATCCACCTTAAACCCCTTTTTCGCCAGAAATATGGAAGTCTCTCCTGTTCCGCAAGCTATATCAAGGGCTTTACCTGGCGAAGCAAGATTATAAAAACGCGTGAGTGTGACATGGAGGGCGGATTCCCTACCCTCTAGATACCTCTTATTCCACTTTATCCTGTCCTCAATCACCTTTAAATTCACAAGTTTCCCTGTCTATGGTTGAGTAAAGAGGCTTTACTCTGCCTTCAGGTGTGGAGTCTTCAAAGTCTCTGCTGACTCCAAGCTCTTCTA from Hydrogenivirga caldilitoris includes these protein-coding regions:
- a CDS encoding CopG family ribbon-helix-helix protein, encoding MKGVISFRLEPSLLEELDRVSKEEGKTRTGIIKEAIRYYLQHIHRKNNSEGFVPFLEYRKVNEELKETLRRVSELEARIAELSKENELLKRDKKRRWFF
- a CDS encoding class I SAM-dependent methyltransferase, which produces MIEDRIKWNKRYLEGRESALHVTLTRFYNLASPGKALDIACGTGETSIFLAKKGFKVDAFDISDIAIRKARQRARREGVKVNFKSVDAEKFSYGVSKYDLIINFYFLNRNIFSKIKRSLKQNGLLIFETYNEEHTSVRPDFNPRYLLKKGELERVFRDFLLVYYCEVSNITTLVAKKP